One genomic region from Conexibacter woesei DSM 14684 encodes:
- a CDS encoding ABC transporter permease yields the protein MGRAELARFALKRLITSILAVVAISVLVFSLIQLAPGSPEHAVGIASPQNATPAFFAQLRAHYGLDEPVPLQLARFLGNAGQLDFGVSYRTNEDALPLVVERLGVTGPLFVMSALFALACGLLLAGVAAYRSGTALDRASQNAAIFMLSAPAFAVGTLLLYWFAVSLGWFPVLGEGSGVGGRLWHLTLPALTLGLTGVAVVFKNLRPQLIGILEQDYVTFARARGFSPATLLRAFVLRNALVTLITTTSVMLVGFISTAVVVEITFGLDGIGSLLADSILQQDIPVVQATTFLIALFVIAVNFVTDLLYFVADPRIRAEEGRA from the coding sequence ATGGGACGGGCCGAGCTCGCGCGCTTCGCGCTGAAGCGCCTCATCACCTCGATCCTCGCGGTCGTCGCGATCTCCGTGCTGGTGTTCTCGCTGATCCAGCTGGCGCCCGGGAGCCCGGAGCACGCGGTCGGGATCGCCTCGCCGCAGAACGCCACGCCGGCCTTCTTCGCGCAGCTGCGGGCCCACTACGGGCTCGACGAACCGGTCCCCCTGCAGCTGGCGCGGTTCCTCGGCAACGCCGGCCAGCTCGACTTCGGCGTCTCGTACCGGACCAACGAGGATGCGCTCCCGCTGGTCGTCGAGCGGCTCGGCGTGACCGGGCCGCTGTTCGTGATGAGCGCGCTGTTCGCGCTCGCGTGCGGGCTGCTGCTCGCGGGGGTCGCCGCCTACCGCAGCGGCACGGCGCTCGACCGCGCGAGCCAGAACGCCGCGATCTTCATGCTCAGCGCCCCCGCCTTCGCGGTCGGCACGCTCCTGCTGTACTGGTTCGCGGTCTCGCTCGGGTGGTTCCCCGTGCTCGGCGAGGGCAGCGGCGTCGGCGGCCGGCTGTGGCACCTGACGCTGCCCGCGCTCACGCTCGGGCTGACCGGCGTCGCCGTCGTCTTCAAGAACCTGCGGCCCCAGCTGATCGGGATTCTCGAGCAGGACTACGTCACCTTCGCGCGCGCACGCGGCTTCTCGCCCGCCACGCTGCTGCGCGCCTTCGTGCTGCGCAACGCGCTCGTCACCCTGATCACGACGACGAGCGTGATGCTCGTCGGCTTCATCTCGACCGCGGTGGTGGTGGAGATCACGTTCGGGCTGGACGGCATCGGCTCGCTGCTGGCCGACTCGATCCTGCAGCAGGACATCCCGGTCGTGCAGGCGACGACGTTCCTGATCGCGTTGTTCGTGATCGCCGTCAACTTCGTCACCGACCTTCTCTACTTCGTCGCAGACCCGCGCATCCGCGCGGAGGAGGGCCGCGCATGA
- a CDS encoding ABC transporter permease: MSTLLTDPAAPGRRQRAGLASRLPRPRVPVVTLLAGLVLAAVVVCFLVPGLVETHDPARADVTARLEGPSAQHLAGTDSLGRDVFSRVVAGTRAAVGGPLVIAFGAISIATLLGMLMGYRRGWLDVVLSRAVDVLWALPGLLIVIVVVGVIGGGYWAAVAVLIVLFVPEPLRLVRAATIEQTVKPYIEATRMLDLGTVRVLTRHLLPNLYPMLAANFFLSFTYGISALASLSFLGLGDGPGSTNWGRLLAENRADVFTNPWAAIVPALAIILTAVAVNLVGGAIYERLASRGSAR, encoded by the coding sequence ATGAGCACGCTGCTGACCGACCCGGCGGCTCCCGGGCGGCGGCAACGCGCGGGCCTGGCGTCGCGCCTGCCGCGCCCGCGCGTGCCGGTCGTCACGCTGCTCGCCGGGCTCGTGCTGGCGGCGGTCGTCGTCTGCTTCCTGGTGCCCGGGCTGGTCGAGACGCACGACCCGGCGCGGGCCGACGTGACGGCGCGTCTGGAGGGACCGAGCGCGCAGCACCTCGCCGGCACCGACTCGCTCGGCCGCGACGTCTTCTCGCGCGTGGTCGCGGGGACGCGGGCGGCGGTCGGCGGGCCGCTGGTGATCGCCTTCGGGGCGATCTCGATCGCGACGCTGCTCGGGATGCTGATGGGATATCGCCGCGGCTGGCTCGACGTCGTGCTCAGCCGCGCGGTCGACGTGCTCTGGGCGCTGCCCGGGCTGCTGATCGTGATCGTCGTCGTCGGAGTGATCGGCGGCGGCTACTGGGCCGCCGTCGCGGTCCTGATCGTGCTGTTCGTGCCCGAGCCGCTGCGCCTGGTGCGCGCGGCGACGATCGAGCAGACGGTCAAGCCGTACATCGAGGCGACGCGCATGCTCGACCTCGGGACGGTCCGCGTGCTCACCCGCCATCTGCTGCCGAACCTCTACCCGATGCTGGCGGCGAACTTCTTCCTCAGCTTCACGTACGGCATCTCCGCGCTCGCGAGCCTGTCGTTCCTCGGGCTCGGCGACGGACCGGGCTCGACCAACTGGGGCCGGCTGCTGGCCGAGAACCGCGCCGACGTCTTCACCAACCCGTGGGCGGCGATCGTCCCGGCGCTCGCGATCATCCTGACCGCGGTCGCGGTGAACCTCGTCGGCGGCGCGATCTACGAGCGGCTCGCGAGCCGGGGGAGCGCGCGGTAG
- a CDS encoding phosphotriesterase family protein, giving the protein MGVQTVTGTVPAEALGVVCPHEHLVCDLTALYGPRADPAAPSGPCVADPRVADPRAGELRLGDPALATRELERFRAAGGGTIVDVTLRDIGRDPLALRALSEATGVHVVMGCGWYVAPSHPPELAARDVDELAAELIGELRDGADGTGVRAGIIGEIGTSPRPTAAERKVVRAAARAHLETGAPITLHACSSTRHALELIELIGAEGVTDLGRVIAGHQDCVLDRDYHRELLRAGAIVELDLFGHSYYASEGFHLPDDAERVEMVVALCEEGWTDRLLLSHDICMPSQWHANGGVGYAHLSTAIEPLLRARGLDDDAIDRMRRRTPARVLDFAP; this is encoded by the coding sequence ATGGGCGTCCAGACGGTGACGGGGACGGTGCCGGCCGAGGCGCTCGGCGTCGTCTGCCCGCACGAGCATCTCGTCTGCGACCTGACGGCGCTCTACGGACCGCGCGCCGATCCGGCGGCGCCGTCGGGGCCGTGCGTCGCCGACCCGCGCGTCGCCGACCCGCGCGCCGGCGAGCTGCGGCTCGGCGACCCCGCGCTCGCGACGCGCGAGCTGGAGCGCTTCCGCGCGGCCGGCGGCGGCACGATCGTCGACGTCACGCTGCGCGACATCGGACGCGACCCGCTGGCGCTGCGGGCGCTGTCGGAGGCGACCGGCGTGCACGTCGTGATGGGCTGCGGCTGGTACGTCGCCCCTTCGCATCCGCCGGAGCTGGCCGCGCGCGACGTCGACGAGCTGGCCGCCGAGCTGATCGGGGAGCTGCGCGACGGCGCCGACGGCACCGGCGTGCGCGCGGGGATCATCGGCGAGATCGGCACGAGCCCGCGGCCGACCGCCGCGGAGCGGAAGGTGGTGCGCGCCGCGGCGCGCGCGCACCTGGAGACGGGCGCGCCGATCACGCTCCACGCGTGCAGCTCGACGCGCCACGCGCTCGAGCTGATCGAGCTGATCGGCGCCGAGGGCGTGACCGACCTCGGCCGGGTGATCGCCGGCCACCAGGACTGCGTGCTCGATCGCGACTACCACCGCGAGCTGCTGCGCGCGGGCGCGATCGTCGAGCTCGACCTGTTCGGCCACAGCTACTACGCGAGCGAGGGCTTCCACCTGCCCGACGACGCCGAGCGCGTCGAGATGGTGGTCGCGCTGTGCGAGGAAGGCTGGACCGACCGGCTGCTGCTCTCGCACGACATCTGCATGCCGTCGCAGTGGCACGCCAACGGCGGCGTCGGCTACGCCCACCTCTCGACGGCGATCGAGCCGCTGCTGCGCGCCCGCGGCCTCGACGACGACGCGATCGACCGGATGCGCCGGCGCACGCCCGCGCGCGTCCTCGACTTCGCCCCCTGA
- a CDS encoding alpha/beta hydrolase family protein, which produces MFQYFSTNYWWSLMAMGALQTGGEISEIDEICRPLETLSRRGVEDHGANEEWFAAWTKMGHRLERLAKADAEAGFPLGAARKHYRAALYFSVGEFALDARVVARGREAYVRGLENFRRAVELSGDPVELVEIPYEDTTLDALFIRAEGDGPAPCVIHFGGADSVKEHLYLRYKNEFSKRGVSLLIVDHPGVGTAIRLKGLPTRADIEVAGTASADYLATRSDVDMERLGICAMSQGGYYAPRIAALEKRMKLCVVWGAIWDMETIVNEYNSITRGKLKPKQHRTFGGLEPEEVMERIKQMTLEGLADKIECPILVIHGENDQQAPLWRARKTCDEAINAPRRDLKVFTVEDGGAEHCQVDIMTMATDYIVDWTAQRFREMEAA; this is translated from the coding sequence ATGTTCCAATACTTTTCGACGAACTACTGGTGGTCGCTGATGGCGATGGGCGCGCTCCAGACGGGCGGCGAGATCTCCGAGATCGACGAGATCTGCCGCCCGCTCGAGACGCTCAGCCGGCGCGGCGTGGAGGACCACGGCGCGAACGAGGAGTGGTTCGCGGCGTGGACGAAGATGGGCCACCGGCTCGAGCGGCTGGCGAAGGCCGACGCGGAGGCCGGCTTCCCGCTCGGGGCCGCGCGCAAGCACTACCGCGCGGCGCTGTACTTCAGCGTCGGCGAGTTCGCGCTCGATGCGCGCGTCGTCGCGCGCGGGCGCGAGGCCTACGTGCGCGGGCTGGAGAACTTCCGCCGCGCGGTCGAGCTGTCCGGCGACCCGGTCGAGCTGGTCGAGATCCCGTACGAGGACACGACGCTCGACGCGCTGTTCATCCGCGCCGAGGGCGACGGGCCGGCGCCCTGCGTGATCCACTTCGGCGGCGCCGACTCGGTCAAGGAGCACCTCTACCTGCGCTACAAGAACGAGTTCAGCAAGCGGGGCGTCTCGCTGCTGATCGTCGACCACCCCGGCGTCGGCACGGCGATCCGCCTGAAGGGGCTGCCGACCCGCGCCGACATCGAGGTCGCCGGCACCGCCTCCGCCGACTACCTCGCGACGCGCTCGGACGTCGACATGGAGCGGCTCGGCATCTGCGCGATGAGCCAGGGCGGCTACTACGCGCCGCGCATCGCCGCGCTCGAGAAGCGCATGAAGCTGTGCGTCGTGTGGGGCGCGATCTGGGACATGGAGACGATCGTCAACGAGTACAACTCGATCACGCGCGGCAAGCTCAAGCCGAAGCAGCACCGCACCTTCGGCGGGCTGGAGCCCGAGGAGGTGATGGAGCGCATCAAGCAGATGACGCTCGAGGGCCTCGCCGACAAGATCGAGTGCCCGATCCTCGTCATCCACGGCGAGAACGACCAGCAGGCGCCGCTGTGGCGTGCGCGCAAGACGTGCGACGAGGCGATCAACGCCCCGCGGCGCGACCTGAAGGTCTTCACGGTCGAGGACGGCGGCGCCGAGCACTGCCAGGTCGACATCATGACGATGGCGACCGACTACATCGTCGATTGGACGGCGCAGCGCTTCCGCGAGATGGAGGCGGCCTGA
- a CDS encoding SMP-30/gluconolactonase/LRE family protein, producing MDGAALPRDGGGLTARAGGLEVLARGLSFPESPRWRDDRLLVSDFHTRRVIAFGADGAVESLHELAHQPSGLGFDPRGRLLVVSMEDRRVLREREGRLVLHADLAALAGGPLNDMLVDPLGRAYVGNFGSDLERGAPLAPACLALVDPSGEATAVADGLLFPNGMTLDPAGETLLVAETYGCRISAFDVRADGRLENRRTWARFGPPAVCGAAPPAAQLPLLSVCPDGMALDAEGAVWIGDVAGAGALRVREGGEVVERIETPGLTVYAVALGGPDRRDLYLCAGPHWPDHDPARRDSVVLRRRVDVPGAGLP from the coding sequence TTGGACGGCGCAGCGCTTCCGCGAGATGGAGGCGGCCTGACCGCCCGCGCGGGCGGGCTCGAGGTCCTCGCGCGCGGGCTCTCCTTCCCGGAGAGCCCGCGCTGGCGCGACGACCGCCTGCTCGTCTCCGACTTCCACACCCGCCGGGTGATCGCGTTCGGCGCCGACGGCGCGGTCGAGTCGCTTCACGAGCTGGCGCACCAGCCGTCCGGGCTCGGCTTCGACCCGCGCGGGCGGCTGCTGGTCGTCTCGATGGAGGATCGCCGCGTGCTGCGGGAGCGGGAGGGCCGACTCGTCCTTCACGCCGACCTCGCGGCGCTCGCCGGCGGCCCGCTCAACGACATGCTCGTCGACCCGCTGGGGCGGGCGTACGTCGGCAACTTCGGCTCCGACCTGGAGCGGGGCGCGCCGCTGGCGCCGGCCTGCCTCGCGCTCGTCGACCCGTCGGGCGAGGCGACCGCGGTCGCCGACGGCCTGCTGTTCCCCAACGGCATGACGCTCGACCCGGCCGGCGAGACGCTGCTCGTCGCCGAGACCTACGGCTGCCGCATCAGCGCGTTCGACGTCCGTGCCGACGGCCGCCTGGAGAATCGCCGCACCTGGGCGCGCTTCGGCCCACCGGCCGTCTGCGGCGCGGCGCCGCCCGCCGCGCAGCTGCCGCTGCTGTCGGTCTGTCCGGACGGGATGGCGCTCGACGCGGAGGGGGCCGTCTGGATCGGCGACGTCGCGGGCGCAGGCGCGCTGCGCGTCCGCGAGGGCGGGGAGGTCGTCGAGCGGATCGAGACGCCCGGGCTGACCGTCTACGCCGTCGCGCTCGGTGGTCCCGATCGGCGCGACCTGTACCTCTGCGCGGGCCCGCATTGGCCCGACCACGACCCGGCTCGGCGCGACAGCGTCGTGCTGCGCCGTCGCGTCGACGTGCCCGGCGCCGGCCTACCCTGA
- a CDS encoding amidase: MSTTDELTATSATTLARMIARREVSATEVLDAHLDRIAAINPTVNAVVQLAAGAADQARAADQALGRGEAVGPLHGVPFTVKDNTETAGVITAAGAPERAATTPERDATVVARMRAAGAILLGKTNCPPWGSGVETDNEVYGRTNNPHDLARTPGGSSGGEAAVIAAGGSPWGIGTDSGGSVRIPAHFCGVCALKPTQGLLPVTGVFDDEGPIGAISDPRTQVGSLARTVEDLGTMTRVIAGPDGRDGGVPPVALGDPAAVAAAGLRVAVHADNGLSAPTPETAATVRAAADVLAGAGARLADRLLPGDGHALTVEVWASYEGGMSSLDLYRLLRRWDAYRADVLAFMDDVDVVLCPVYPVPAPPHGGTAGAELRAVELQHAISYTTPFSLVGAPCAVVPFGVSPEGLPIAVQVVARPWHDHVALAVAALLEAAAERRVVAPAAVAG, translated from the coding sequence ATGAGTACGACCGATGAGCTGACCGCCACCTCCGCCACGACGCTGGCGCGGATGATCGCCCGACGCGAGGTGTCCGCGACGGAGGTCCTCGACGCGCACCTCGATCGGATCGCCGCGATCAACCCGACCGTCAACGCGGTGGTGCAGCTCGCGGCCGGCGCCGCCGACCAGGCGCGCGCCGCCGACCAGGCGCTCGGGCGCGGTGAGGCCGTCGGACCGCTCCACGGCGTCCCGTTCACGGTCAAGGACAACACCGAGACCGCCGGCGTGATCACGGCTGCCGGCGCGCCCGAGCGGGCCGCGACCACGCCGGAGCGGGACGCCACCGTCGTCGCCCGCATGCGGGCGGCCGGCGCGATCCTGCTCGGCAAGACGAACTGCCCGCCGTGGGGGAGCGGCGTCGAGACCGACAACGAGGTCTACGGCCGCACGAACAACCCGCACGACCTCGCCCGCACGCCCGGCGGGAGCAGCGGCGGCGAGGCGGCGGTGATCGCGGCGGGCGGCTCGCCCTGGGGCATCGGGACCGACTCCGGCGGCAGCGTCCGCATCCCCGCGCATTTCTGCGGCGTCTGCGCCCTGAAGCCGACGCAGGGCCTGCTCCCGGTCACGGGCGTGTTCGATGACGAGGGGCCGATCGGCGCGATCAGCGACCCCCGCACCCAGGTGGGTTCGCTCGCCCGCACCGTCGAGGACCTCGGCACGATGACGCGCGTGATCGCCGGCCCGGACGGCCGCGACGGCGGCGTCCCGCCCGTCGCGCTCGGCGACCCCGCGGCGGTCGCGGCGGCGGGGCTGCGTGTCGCCGTCCACGCCGACAACGGGCTGTCGGCGCCGACGCCGGAGACCGCGGCGACCGTGCGGGCGGCGGCGGACGTGCTCGCCGGCGCCGGCGCGCGGCTGGCCGATCGGCTGCTGCCAGGCGACGGCCACGCGTTGACGGTCGAGGTCTGGGCCTCCTACGAGGGCGGCATGTCGAGTCTCGACCTCTACCGGCTGCTGCGGCGCTGGGACGCCTACCGCGCCGACGTGCTCGCATTCATGGACGACGTCGACGTGGTGCTGTGCCCGGTCTACCCGGTCCCGGCGCCGCCGCACGGCGGCACCGCCGGCGCCGAGCTGCGCGCCGTCGAGCTGCAGCACGCGATCAGCTACACGACCCCGTTCAGCCTCGTCGGCGCGCCGTGCGCGGTCGTGCCGTTCGGCGTCTCCCCCGAGGGCCTGCCGATCGCCGTCCAGGTCGTCGCGAGACCGTGGCACGACCATGTCGCGCTGGCCGTCGCGGCGCTGCTCGAGGCCGCGGCCGAGCGGCGGGTCGTCGCTCCCGCCGCCGTCGCCGGCTGA
- a CDS encoding dipeptide ABC transporter ATP-binding protein: MREEQQRTAPAHGELLVVRDLAIASRAGAGERPIASGVGLEVRAGEAVALVGESGSGKSLTARAILGLLPPGVTASGEVRFKGRDLMALGQRERAELRGREMAVVMQDPFTTLNPVRRCLDQMIPPGRGGRMARATASARAAAAERLAEVGLTADSADRYPFQLSGGMRQRLCIAAALAHDPSLLIADEPSTALDVTTQAEVLRLLRRLQGARGMGVLLITHDLSVAFANCDRVYVLYAGSLVEVAPAGRLHDAPRHPYTLELLLSEPPADRRVRRLAAIPGFCPPREEVLGRCAFETRCRWAAPECREGEPPLTALADGHLSRCRRIEQIGEEMSARLAAARRPAEEATAAEAAAAIAAPLLRVEGLRKVFRGSRGAEIVAVHDVSIAVGRGESVGIVGESGSGKTTTARCIAGLERPTGGTIELAGEQASPGASAIQMIFQDPSSSLNPALSIGTSLREAALAARPSARPTRAQIGELIERVGLPARYAERKPIALSGGERQRIAIARALAAGARLIVCDEPVSALDVSVQAQILNLLADLRAELGLSYLFITHDLAVARQATDRVYVVHQGRVVEEGPVARVLDAPTHPYTAKLVASIPGARKAGVAS; encoded by the coding sequence ATGCGCGAGGAGCAGCAGCGAACGGCCCCCGCGCACGGCGAGCTGCTCGTCGTGCGCGACCTGGCGATCGCCAGCCGCGCCGGCGCGGGGGAGCGGCCGATCGCGTCGGGTGTCGGCCTCGAGGTGCGGGCGGGGGAGGCGGTCGCGCTCGTCGGCGAGTCCGGCAGCGGCAAGTCGCTGACCGCGCGCGCGATCCTCGGGCTGCTTCCGCCCGGCGTGACGGCGAGCGGGGAGGTCCGCTTCAAGGGCCGCGACCTGATGGCGCTCGGGCAGCGCGAGCGGGCCGAGCTGCGCGGTCGCGAGATGGCGGTCGTGATGCAGGACCCGTTCACGACGCTCAACCCGGTTCGGCGCTGCCTCGATCAGATGATCCCTCCGGGCAGGGGCGGGCGGATGGCGCGGGCGACGGCGAGCGCCCGCGCCGCCGCCGCCGAGCGGCTCGCCGAGGTCGGTCTGACCGCCGACAGCGCCGACCGCTACCCCTTCCAGCTCTCGGGCGGGATGCGCCAGCGCCTCTGCATCGCGGCGGCGCTGGCGCACGACCCGAGCCTGCTGATCGCCGACGAGCCGTCGACCGCGCTCGACGTCACGACGCAGGCGGAGGTGCTCAGGCTGCTGCGGCGGCTCCAGGGCGCACGCGGGATGGGCGTGCTGCTGATCACCCACGACCTCAGCGTCGCGTTCGCCAACTGCGACCGCGTCTACGTGCTCTACGCGGGCAGCCTCGTCGAGGTCGCGCCCGCCGGCCGGTTGCACGACGCGCCGCGCCACCCCTACACGCTCGAGCTGCTGCTGTCGGAGCCGCCGGCTGACCGGCGCGTCAGACGGCTCGCGGCGATCCCCGGCTTCTGCCCGCCGCGCGAGGAGGTGCTCGGCCGCTGCGCGTTCGAGACGCGCTGCCGCTGGGCGGCGCCCGAGTGCCGGGAGGGCGAGCCGCCGCTGACGGCACTCGCGGACGGCCACCTGTCCCGCTGCCGGCGGATCGAGCAGATCGGCGAGGAGATGAGCGCGCGGCTGGCCGCGGCGCGGCGACCGGCCGAGGAGGCGACGGCTGCCGAAGCCGCCGCGGCGATCGCGGCGCCGCTGCTGCGCGTCGAGGGGCTGCGGAAGGTCTTCCGCGGCTCGCGCGGTGCCGAGATCGTCGCGGTGCACGACGTCTCGATCGCGGTCGGGCGCGGCGAGAGCGTCGGGATCGTCGGCGAGTCGGGCTCGGGCAAGACGACGACGGCGCGCTGCATCGCTGGGCTGGAGCGGCCGACGGGCGGGACGATCGAGCTGGCCGGCGAGCAGGCGTCGCCGGGCGCGAGCGCGATCCAGATGATCTTCCAGGACCCCTCCTCGTCGCTCAACCCCGCCCTCTCGATCGGCACGAGCCTGCGCGAGGCGGCGCTGGCCGCGCGCCCGTCCGCACGGCCGACGCGCGCGCAGATCGGCGAGCTGATCGAGCGCGTCGGGCTGCCGGCCCGCTATGCGGAGCGCAAGCCGATCGCGCTCTCGGGCGGGGAGCGGCAGCGGATCGCGATCGCCCGCGCGCTCGCCGCCGGCGCGCGGCTGATCGTCTGCGACGAGCCCGTCTCGGCGCTGGACGTCTCGGTGCAGGCGCAGATCCTCAACCTGCTCGCCGACCTGCGCGCGGAGCTGGGGCTGAGCTACCTGTTCATCACGCACGACCTCGCTGTGGCGCGCCAGGCGACCGATCGCGTCTACGTCGTCCATCAGGGCCGTGTCGTCGAGGAGGGGCCGGTC